From Bradyrhizobium symbiodeficiens, the proteins below share one genomic window:
- a CDS encoding chemotaxis protein CheA — MSAMDPTEIFRQEASELFEVLEGALLDLGQRPDDRELVDSAFRALHTIKGSGAMFGFDKVASFTHEFETAFDRVRKGEIKPTHELISVALAAKDYIRALIEDPQSTDDIIGEAILDDLKRFVFPDQAAALVAEIVVAPPLAPVESKQAGWHLYLEFESHILRNGSNPLDLLEDLCKLGPCFVVPVTDGIPFLDEMEPEDCYLKWDVKLHAACDKDAIDDVFMFVSDEMKLTLSPLEHVEAPAPAPLFQLLDEEPAPVADMPAPLVAAAVAPVAEQPVTKAEPKSEPKPEPKLEAKRDDRGIATVRVQAERLDELMDRVGELVIAQARLTQLASSGSDLSIKMIAEEIERLASSLRDTTMGARMVPIGSLFGRFRRLIHDLSRDLSKPVEFVTTGEDTELDKTMIECLADPLVHLIRNAIDHGIEDTATRSANGKTEQGRIELAAVHSGAQVLVTVKDNGGGLNTARIRAKAEEQGLIAAGAVLTDHEIHQFLFHPGFSTAQTISALSGRGVGMDVVKRTIENMRGSIDLSTKSGQGTTVTLRLPLTLAIIEGLLIRVGEGRYIIPLSAVEECIELTAEDERSRGRNFLNVRGNLVPFLRLREIMSASGAPDRHQKTIIISTGDTHVGLVADQIIGNHQTVIKSLSKLHSDVTMFSGATILGDGTAALILDVAQLVALAQSKVEKQHISEAA, encoded by the coding sequence ATGAGCGCGATGGACCCGACCGAGATCTTTCGTCAGGAAGCCAGCGAGCTCTTCGAAGTTCTTGAAGGGGCCTTGCTCGACCTCGGCCAGCGTCCCGACGACCGCGAACTGGTCGATTCCGCCTTCCGCGCCCTGCATACGATCAAGGGTTCGGGCGCCATGTTCGGCTTCGACAAGGTCGCCTCCTTCACCCACGAATTCGAGACTGCCTTCGACCGCGTCCGCAAGGGCGAGATCAAGCCGACGCACGAGCTGATCTCGGTCGCGCTCGCCGCCAAGGACTACATCCGCGCGTTGATCGAAGATCCCCAGTCGACCGACGACATCATTGGCGAGGCCATCCTCGACGACCTCAAGCGATTCGTGTTCCCCGACCAGGCCGCAGCACTCGTCGCCGAGATCGTGGTGGCGCCGCCGCTCGCCCCGGTTGAGAGCAAGCAGGCCGGCTGGCACCTTTATCTGGAATTCGAATCCCATATCCTGCGCAACGGCTCGAACCCGCTCGACCTGCTGGAAGATCTCTGCAAGCTCGGGCCCTGCTTCGTCGTGCCTGTCACAGACGGCATCCCGTTCCTCGACGAGATGGAGCCGGAAGACTGCTATCTGAAATGGGACGTCAAGCTGCACGCCGCTTGCGACAAGGATGCGATCGACGACGTCTTCATGTTCGTGTCGGACGAGATGAAGCTGACGCTCTCGCCGCTGGAGCATGTCGAAGCGCCCGCGCCCGCACCGCTGTTCCAGTTGCTCGACGAGGAGCCGGCCCCGGTGGCCGACATGCCCGCGCCGCTGGTCGCGGCCGCCGTCGCGCCCGTCGCCGAGCAGCCCGTCACAAAGGCGGAGCCGAAATCCGAACCAAAGCCTGAACCGAAGCTCGAGGCCAAGCGCGACGATCGCGGCATCGCCACCGTCCGCGTCCAGGCAGAGCGCCTCGACGAGCTGATGGACCGCGTCGGCGAGCTCGTCATCGCGCAAGCGCGTCTGACCCAGCTCGCATCCTCCGGCTCCGATCTCTCGATCAAGATGATCGCCGAGGAAATCGAGCGCCTTGCCTCCTCTCTGCGTGACACCACGATGGGCGCCCGCATGGTGCCGATCGGCTCGCTGTTCGGCCGCTTCCGCCGCCTGATCCACGATCTGTCGCGTGATCTGTCGAAGCCGGTCGAATTCGTCACCACCGGCGAGGATACCGAGCTCGACAAGACCATGATCGAGTGCCTGGCCGATCCGCTGGTGCATTTGATCCGCAACGCCATCGATCACGGCATCGAGGATACCGCGACCCGTTCGGCCAACGGCAAGACCGAGCAGGGCCGGATCGAGCTCGCCGCCGTCCATTCCGGCGCGCAGGTGCTCGTCACCGTGAAGGACAATGGCGGCGGCCTCAACACCGCCCGCATCCGCGCGAAAGCGGAAGAGCAGGGGCTGATTGCAGCCGGCGCGGTGCTCACCGATCACGAAATCCATCAGTTCCTGTTCCATCCCGGCTTCTCGACCGCGCAGACCATCTCGGCGCTGTCAGGCCGCGGCGTCGGCATGGACGTGGTCAAGCGCACCATCGAGAACATGCGTGGCTCGATCGACCTCTCGACGAAGTCCGGCCAGGGCACCACAGTGACGCTGCGCCTGCCGCTGACGCTGGCGATCATCGAAGGTCTTTTGATCCGCGTGGGCGAAGGCCGCTACATCATTCCGCTGTCCGCAGTCGAGGAATGCATCGAGCTGACCGCCGAGGACGAGCGCTCCCGCGGCCGTAATTTCCTCAACGTGCGCGGCAATCTCGTGCCGTTCCTCCGGCTGCGCGAGATCATGAGCGCATCGGGCGCGCCGGACCGGCACCAGAAGACGATCATCATCTCGACCGGCGACACCCACGTCGGACTCGTCGCCGATCAGATCATCGGCAACCACCAGACCGTGATCAAGTCGCTCTCCAAGCTGCATTCGGACGTCACGATGTTCTCCGGCGCGACCATCCTGGGTGATGGCACGGCGGCATTGATCCTCGACGTCGCGCAGCTCGTCGCGTTGGCGCAGTCGAAGGTCGAGAAGCAGCATATCAGCGAGGCGGCGTGA
- a CDS encoding chemotaxis protein CheW, protein MNDGLAGERQADPMQVVMIGLGEEKFALDAGLVREIIDPVPVTKVAGARAFVPSVINVRGNVIPLADLRIRFGMPQLDDTAETRIVVIELDLDGEPVLVGVTADKVYEVTEISQTDVQQTPRVGMHWKPEFIRFIAKWREEFVIVPNMERILN, encoded by the coding sequence ATGAACGATGGTTTGGCTGGCGAACGGCAAGCCGATCCGATGCAGGTCGTAATGATCGGCCTCGGCGAGGAGAAATTCGCTCTCGATGCCGGTCTCGTGCGCGAGATCATCGATCCTGTCCCCGTGACGAAGGTGGCGGGCGCGCGGGCCTTCGTTCCCAGCGTGATCAACGTGCGCGGCAACGTCATTCCGCTCGCCGACCTGCGCATCCGCTTCGGCATGCCGCAGCTCGATGACACGGCCGAGACGCGCATCGTCGTGATCGAGCTCGATCTCGACGGCGAGCCGGTCCTGGTCGGCGTCACCGCCGACAAGGTCTACGAGGTCACCGAGATTTCGCAGACTGACGTGCAGCAGACGCCGCGCGTCGGCATGCATTGGAAGCCGGAGTTCATTCGCTTCATCGCGAAGTGGCGTGAAGAGTTCGTCATCGTTCCCAACATGGAACGCATCCTGAATTGA
- a CDS encoding methyl-accepting chemotaxis protein: protein MRFTVKAKLAVAFGVVLLLSMAAGGLAYVKLSEMIDTADNLVSRAGRMEHAAEIEKGILIQVRSEKNLLLAPDSEADGFVAEIAKQREALLKLKEEIHAAASPEGKKLIENFGAAYARMNAVQDDALKIARTNRPKAVEQSAIEVRKAVREAMDAANVYVNNVKKNMADRAALAHEDGNRAHVMLVSAVVASLVIGLIAAIWISLSISRGLGRAVGLAGAVAAGDLTQTIKISSNDEIGDLVKSLNTMVGKVRQVVEEALTAASNVSAGSQELSASAEQLSQGATEQASSAEEASSSMEEMASNVKQNADNANQTEKIAARSAQDAEASGVAVGRAVQAMQTIAEKITIVQEIARQTDLLALNAAVEAARAGEHGKGFAVVASEVRKLAERSQAAAADIGTLSTETVKVAQEAGDMLSKLVPDIKKTAELVQEITAACREQDVGSAQINQAIQQLDKVGQQNASASEQVSSTSEELASQAEQLQSTISFFRIEDARKEKAAAEPIDRAVGQLRAKAAHMAAADRGTKKPAPARKPARAMKVAGGGGFAFDMNDGEDDRDAEFQR from the coding sequence ATGAGATTTACGGTCAAGGCAAAGCTAGCCGTCGCGTTCGGCGTGGTCCTGCTGCTCTCGATGGCGGCGGGCGGCCTCGCCTATGTGAAGCTCAGCGAGATGATCGACACCGCCGACAATCTGGTGTCCCGCGCCGGCCGAATGGAGCATGCGGCGGAGATCGAGAAAGGAATCCTGATCCAGGTTCGGTCCGAGAAGAATCTGCTTCTGGCGCCCGATAGCGAAGCGGATGGCTTCGTCGCCGAGATCGCAAAGCAGCGTGAGGCGCTTCTCAAGCTGAAAGAGGAGATTCACGCCGCAGCCTCCCCGGAAGGCAAGAAGCTGATCGAGAATTTCGGGGCCGCCTACGCCCGGATGAATGCCGTTCAGGATGACGCGCTCAAGATCGCCCGGACGAACAGGCCGAAAGCCGTCGAGCAGTCTGCAATCGAGGTTCGCAAAGCGGTCCGCGAGGCGATGGACGCCGCCAACGTCTATGTCAACAACGTCAAAAAGAACATGGCTGACCGGGCCGCCTTGGCGCATGAGGACGGCAATCGCGCCCACGTCATGCTGGTCTCGGCGGTGGTCGCATCGCTCGTCATCGGCCTGATCGCTGCGATCTGGATCTCCCTCAGCATCTCCCGCGGGCTCGGCCGTGCGGTCGGCCTCGCCGGCGCCGTGGCGGCCGGTGATCTTACCCAAACAATCAAGATCTCCAGCAATGACGAGATCGGCGATCTCGTCAAATCGCTGAACACGATGGTGGGGAAAGTTCGCCAGGTCGTTGAGGAGGCTCTCACCGCGGCGAGCAACGTTTCCGCCGGCAGCCAGGAACTCTCGGCCAGCGCCGAGCAGCTTTCGCAAGGCGCAACCGAGCAGGCCTCGTCCGCCGAGGAAGCCTCGTCCTCGATGGAGGAGATGGCTTCAAACGTGAAGCAGAACGCGGACAACGCCAACCAAACCGAGAAGATCGCCGCGCGATCGGCCCAGGACGCCGAAGCCAGCGGCGTCGCTGTCGGTCGCGCCGTCCAGGCAATGCAAACCATTGCCGAGAAGATCACCATCGTCCAGGAGATCGCCCGTCAGACCGACCTGCTGGCCCTCAACGCGGCGGTCGAGGCCGCCCGTGCCGGCGAGCATGGCAAGGGTTTCGCAGTAGTCGCCTCCGAAGTGCGCAAGCTCGCCGAACGAAGCCAGGCAGCGGCCGCCGACATCGGCACGCTGTCGACGGAAACGGTGAAGGTCGCTCAGGAAGCCGGCGACATGCTGTCCAAGCTCGTGCCGGACATCAAGAAGACGGCGGAGCTGGTGCAGGAGATCACTGCGGCCTGCCGCGAGCAGGACGTCGGCTCGGCCCAGATCAACCAGGCGATCCAGCAGCTCGACAAGGTCGGACAGCAGAACGCCAGCGCGTCCGAACAGGTGTCCTCGACGTCGGAGGAACTCGCCTCGCAGGCTGAGCAGCTGCAGTCCACCATCTCGTTCTTCCGGATCGAGGATGCGCGCAAGGAGAAGGCGGCGGCCGAGCCGATCGACCGCGCCGTCGGACAGCTCCGGGCCAAGGCTGCGCACATGGCGGCCGCCGATCGCGGCACCAAGAAGCCGGCGCCTGCCCGCAAGCCGGCTCGTGCGATGAAGGTCGCCGGTGGCGGCGGCTTCGCCTTCGACATGAACGACGGCGAAGACGATCGCGACGCCGAGTTCCAGCGCTGA
- a CDS encoding chemotaxis protein CheW, whose product MAATSQYLTLGLAGETFGISIRNVREILDMRPISRLPHAPDFLLGMIDVRGSGYPIVDLRNKLGLPSVAATEATRIIILDVPMKECLVGVGFVADCVFEVTDIDEQAIEPIPEVGGKWQSDYAAGIGRKGDKFVVIFDLAKLMARDEIPEGRGAPRAA is encoded by the coding sequence ATGGCCGCAACCTCGCAATATCTGACGCTCGGGCTCGCCGGCGAGACGTTCGGCATCAGCATTCGCAACGTCCGCGAAATCCTCGACATGCGGCCGATCTCCCGGCTTCCGCACGCACCGGACTTCCTGCTCGGCATGATCGACGTGCGCGGCAGCGGCTATCCGATCGTCGATCTCCGAAACAAGCTCGGCCTGCCGAGCGTGGCCGCCACGGAAGCGACCCGGATCATCATCCTCGACGTGCCGATGAAGGAGTGCCTGGTCGGCGTCGGCTTCGTTGCCGACTGCGTCTTCGAGGTCACCGATATCGACGAGCAGGCCATTGAGCCGATCCCCGAGGTCGGCGGCAAATGGCAATCGGACTATGCCGCCGGCATCGGCCGAAAGGGCGACAAGTTCGTCGTCATCTTCGACCTCGCCAAGCTGATGGCGCGCGACGAGATCCCGGAAGGGCGCGGTGCGCCGCGCGCCGCCTGA
- a CDS encoding methyl-accepting chemotaxis protein: MRFTVKAKLASAFGVVILLSMIAGGVAYFKLNDMVTTAEHLSARAGRLAKVGELQEAVLLQVRAEKNTILASDAEQDKFIGQIAQLRERALRVKDEVYASASETGRKMIETFATAYANSNNVQDQTLALAKHDRAKATERSMTEGLKASTPALTAASDYIVFVKKQMADESEQARVEGSRATIILLSLVLTSLLIAVAAAVWIALNISRSLAMAVGLADAVAIGDLSQKIESSSNDEIGDLIKSLNAMTVNLNQTAAIANEIAHGNLTVEAKPLSDKDTLGLALERMVEKLRQIVSEALTAAQNVSAGSQELSASAEQLSQGATEQASSAEEASSSMEEMASNVKQNADNASQTEKISAQSAKDAEASGAAVGRAVNAMQTIAEKITIVQEIARQTDLLALNAAVEAARAGEHGKGFAVVASEVRKLAERSQAAAAEIGTLSTDTVKVAQEAGAMLSKLVPDIKRTAELVEEITAACREQDVGSAQINQAIQQLDKVGQQNASASEQVSSTSEELASQAEQLQSTIAYFRIEQGGKGQAAPIDRAVSQLRAKAATMAAVERPAKKPAAKPARAVKAAGGGGFAFDMNDGEDDRDADFQR; the protein is encoded by the coding sequence ATGAGATTTACCGTAAAAGCCAAGCTTGCCAGCGCGTTCGGCGTGGTCATCCTGCTGTCCATGATCGCCGGCGGGGTCGCCTATTTCAAGTTGAACGACATGGTCACGACCGCAGAGCATTTGTCGGCCAGGGCCGGCCGCCTGGCGAAAGTCGGTGAGCTTCAGGAAGCCGTATTGCTCCAGGTGCGCGCGGAAAAGAACACCATCTTGGCCTCCGATGCCGAGCAGGACAAGTTCATCGGCCAGATCGCCCAGCTCCGCGAGCGTGCCTTGAGGGTCAAGGACGAGGTCTACGCCAGTGCAAGCGAGACCGGCAGGAAGATGATCGAGACGTTCGCGACGGCGTACGCAAACTCGAATAACGTGCAGGACCAAACGCTCGCGCTGGCAAAGCACGATCGAGCCAAGGCGACCGAGCGCTCGATGACCGAGGGCCTGAAGGCGTCCACCCCGGCACTCACGGCGGCAAGCGACTACATCGTCTTTGTCAAGAAGCAGATGGCTGACGAGAGCGAGCAGGCCAGAGTCGAGGGCAGCCGTGCCACCATCATTCTGCTGTCGCTGGTCCTCACTTCGCTGCTCATCGCCGTCGCTGCCGCCGTCTGGATCGCACTGAATATCAGCCGGTCGCTCGCAATGGCGGTCGGCCTCGCGGACGCGGTGGCGATCGGCGATCTCAGCCAGAAGATCGAGTCCTCCAGCAATGACGAGATTGGTGATCTCATCAAATCTCTGAATGCGATGACCGTGAATCTGAACCAGACTGCTGCGATCGCCAACGAGATTGCACATGGCAACCTCACGGTCGAAGCCAAGCCGCTGTCGGACAAGGACACGCTGGGCCTTGCGCTCGAACGCATGGTGGAGAAGCTTCGCCAGATCGTGTCGGAAGCCCTGACGGCGGCGCAGAACGTCTCCGCCGGTAGCCAGGAGCTCTCCGCGAGCGCCGAGCAGCTGTCGCAGGGTGCGACCGAGCAGGCTTCGTCCGCCGAGGAAGCGTCCTCCTCCATGGAGGAGATGGCCTCCAACGTGAAGCAGAACGCCGACAACGCCAGCCAGACCGAGAAGATCTCCGCGCAGTCGGCCAAGGACGCGGAAGCCAGTGGTGCCGCGGTCGGTCGCGCCGTCAACGCGATGCAGACCATCGCCGAGAAGATCACGATCGTCCAGGAGATCGCGCGCCAGACCGATCTGCTCGCGCTCAACGCCGCGGTCGAGGCCGCGCGCGCCGGCGAGCACGGCAAGGGCTTTGCGGTGGTCGCCTCCGAGGTGCGCAAGCTCGCCGAGCGCAGCCAGGCCGCCGCGGCCGAGATCGGCACGCTCTCGACCGACACCGTCAAGGTGGCACAGGAGGCCGGCGCGATGCTCTCCAAGCTCGTCCCTGACATCAAGAGGACTGCCGAGCTGGTCGAGGAGATCACCGCGGCCTGCCGCGAGCAGGACGTGGGCTCGGCCCAGATCAACCAGGCGATCCAGCAGCTCGACAAGGTCGGCCAGCAGAACGCCAGCGCCTCCGAGCAGGTGTCCTCGACCTCGGAGGAACTCGCCTCGCAGGCCGAGCAGCTCCAGTCCACCATCGCCTATTTCCGCATCGAGCAGGGCGGAAAGGGACAGGCCGCCCCGATCGACCGGGCGGTGAGCCAGCTGCGGGCCAAGGCGGCGACCATGGCGGCCGTCGAGCGGCCGGCCAAGAAGCCGGCGGCCAAGCCTGCCCGTGCCGTGAAGGCTGCCGGTGGCGGCGGCTTCGCCTTCGACATGAACGACGGCGAGGACGACCGCGACGCTGATTTCCAGCGCTAG
- a CDS encoding CheR family methyltransferase, which produces MMPALQDSAVHLSDRHFRTIAELIEGQVGIKLPQGKRLMLEGRLHKRVRALNFSDLNEYVDNLFEADHFDNELTHLIDVVTTNKTDFFREPQHFAFMRDVAIPGLLKSHGRKNANLKIWSSASSTGMEAYTTAMVLDDMTRNGSRFQYRILGTDISTAVLRLAKTAIYTRDVLGPVPEPFVKRYFSTSRDKSSGEVRVVPELRRATHFMRMNLMDKSYPVDRDVDIIFCRNVLIYFERETQRKVVEQLCGHLRPGGYLLVGHSESMIHSAVPGLKQVQPTIFQV; this is translated from the coding sequence ATGATGCCCGCGCTGCAGGATTCGGCCGTGCATCTGTCGGACCGTCACTTTCGGACCATCGCCGAATTGATCGAGGGGCAAGTCGGCATCAAGCTGCCGCAGGGCAAGCGGCTGATGCTGGAGGGGCGGCTGCACAAGCGCGTGCGCGCGCTGAATTTCTCCGATCTCAACGAATATGTCGATAACCTGTTCGAGGCGGATCATTTCGACAACGAACTCACCCATCTCATCGATGTGGTGACCACCAACAAGACCGACTTTTTCCGCGAGCCGCAGCACTTCGCCTTCATGCGCGACGTCGCGATTCCCGGCCTGCTGAAATCACATGGACGGAAGAACGCGAACCTGAAGATCTGGAGCTCGGCGAGCTCCACCGGCATGGAGGCGTACACCACCGCAATGGTGCTTGACGACATGACGCGAAACGGCTCGCGCTTCCAGTACCGCATTCTCGGGACCGACATCTCGACCGCCGTGCTGCGTCTCGCCAAGACCGCGATCTACACGCGCGACGTGCTCGGCCCGGTGCCGGAGCCATTCGTGAAACGATATTTTTCGACGTCGCGGGACAAGTCGAGCGGCGAAGTGCGGGTCGTACCCGAGTTGCGGCGCGCGACACATTTCATGAGGATGAACCTCATGGACAAGTCCTACCCGGTCGACCGCGACGTCGACATCATTTTCTGCCGCAATGTCCTGATTTATTTCGAACGGGAGACGCAGCGCAAGGTGGTCGAGCAATTGTGCGGCCATTTGCGGCCCGGCGGTTACCTGCTGGTCGGGCATTCGGAATCGATGATCCACAGTGCAGTACCGGGTCTGAAGCAAGTTCAGCCAACCATTTTCCAGGTCTAG